The DNA segment TTATATAGGTGCTCAGAGACAGAGACATTGGGTGCAATTCCAAGCCAAAGGCAACTTTGGGATCAAAGACACAGGCAAACCCTGGAGGCTATGGCTAGTGTTTCTGGAAGCTGTGAGCTTTGTGATGATCTGAAGGCTTGCTTTTAGGCTGCATTAACATTTGCAGGCAACAACTTGCAGGTGCAGCTTTgggctataactcccaaaatacgCTGCTTGCATCAGTTGCATCAGTTGCCAGACATCAGAGGAATGACTCCTGGACTGTGGTTTTATGTTAAGTAGGATACAAAATGCTTGCAAGATATTGCCATCTAGATGACAGCAAATGGAGGTTGATGTgtttacaatgttccctcactacttcacggtttgcttttcgtggattcgctgtttcgcggtttttcaataaacactaaaataatataataaaccataaaaatacaatttttccttccttccttccttccttccttccttccttccttccttccttccttccttccttccttccttccttccttccttccttccttcctctctctttctccttccttcctaaggagaagcctgaggaaggaaagagggaaagaaggaaagaaggaaggaaggaaggaaggaaggaaggaaggaaggaaggaaggaaggagaagtcgagggagagaaaaggaggctgaagcagattCGCCTCATAAGGCAGCGGAACAGAGACGGTACTTGCcgagtgagattgtaaacaacataaatatagtgtccctactttgcggattttcacttttcatgcGTGGTCCTGGAATGCAACcctcgtgataagtgagggaacactgtatatctctCTCTGTGTTTAAAGTAGCAAGAAAAACCAGGTGAATATGGAAATGTGGTTTATTGATGGaccataaacaacaaaaacacctgTCCAGATGTCTTATTTAGCTCTTTTACCagctcaagacattttgctgcctaagATAAAAGACAAGACATATATCCCCTTCTTCCACACTCTAAGTAACTCATAGAAAGCAAGGGGATTAGTAGTTGAATCTTATTTAGACCTAGAAAAAAATAGAGATGCCCACTGGCAGGCAGATTCTCAGAGTTGAAGTCAGAAATATAACTTTCTCAAGGGAGTCTTTTGGGAATGTTATGAAGGCCTTCTGTAATTAAGGAGATGAGACAGAGCCAGGGCAACCATTTATTTCTTGAGACACATTGAATGTGATTCTGGGAGGAAAGGCATCTTTCGTCAAAGTGCTTACATACCTTCACATTTGCACTGATGTGAAAGCAAAGTAAGGATGTTtttgactgggttgctgtaagtctttcaggctgtatggccatgttccagaagctttctttcctgacgtttcacccacatctgtggcaggcatcctcagaggttgagtgGTGAGTTTTTTTTTACTATCCTTTGCTTCCTTGCCCACTAAGCTGTGATCCTGCAGATGTTGAGGAACTATTCCCAAAATATATTTCACACTGGCAAGGCTGTCGAGGATGATGGGAACTAATAGTCAACACCATCCCAGGAGGGAAGGGCGTGACTATAGGTTCCACAACCATTGTGGGAAACCAAATTCCTAACATGACTCCTGCACACCATTCCCAACCATACAGTTTCTGTCATCAGAAGCTTTCGTCTTTGATGATTTGGCAGTATGGCACTTCTTGATTCCCCACTTGCAAGTTGGTATAAAAAAAAATAGATCAATTAGGTTTGCTGGAGGCAGCCATAAAGACAAGTATGAGACAATTCTCACCAAATCTGGATGTTCTCACAGTTTTATCACCAGAAGAAATGCAATTTATGAGGCCAAAGAGTTGAGCTGCCTAGAGAAGTATTTATATGTCATGTTTTTGTATGAACTGGCTGGATACTGGGAACTTGCTGAtaaaattgagagagagagagagatctatgCATAGATTGACACTTGACATTTTTAAATGGAGACAAATGGCTCTTTAAAGGAATGCTACTAATGCAGCTGGAATGTAAAACCTCTGGATAATTTGTAGTGGATGGTCAAGGAGTTCTGATTCCCATTTTTTAACCATAGCAACGGAAAGCCCAGattcaggcctgtagcaagggggggggggtgttaggggttcaaacccgaaatttttcaggttataaaaaaacctggtttactcatgaattttaactggttaaccaaatccccatgctaagtctatgagacgcaaaacattaagagtccctccaggcactatctcaagcagatattcaaccccccccccctcccaaattttcaaaacccctcccgaattttttttctggctacggccctgcccagattgtattatattgcattgaCTTCCATTGTTTACCGTTGTTTTATTAAATGTACTCTGGCTATGGGACTGGTGAataaaaaccattttttaaaatgttgtagctGTTTTAATATATTTGGGGGCTgaattcaaaaaataaaataataatgtcagCACGCAGAGTTATTTCCCAAATTCTATTACTAATTTCATTCAGTCACATTTTACAATGTACAAATGTCAAAGCAAGTTGTAGAAAAAAACAAtatatgatggagcaaatcagAGCTCAGTATTGGGTTTAGAACACCAAAAGTGTATAAAACcagattgcattttttaaaaagattttatgaCCCACAGTTTTGCAGAATACTCCATGTATTACCAGAAGGACTCTCCTGCCAGCCTTTGTGAGTGACTTATGGATGAGAATAATACAGTCCTATGTTGCTGAGCAATATCTTCCACAGCAGTCTCCACAATTGTCATTTATTGAGTTGTTTtggtttgttgttgaaggctttcatggccgtaatcactgggttgctgagttttctgggctgtatggccatattccagaagcatattcctgacgttttgcccacatctatggcaggcatcctctgaggttgtgaggtgaggatccacctctgaggatgcctgccatagatgtgggagaagcatcaggagagaatgcttctggaacatggctatacagcccggaaaactcacagcaacccttgctTTGATTTGGCATTGGTATAttactgttggcattgaatgtttgccactgtgtattttgttgtaagcGGCTTTGAATCACCTTgtggagatagggtgggctataaataaagttttcatttcatttcattcataATTGATTAAATCAACACCAAGTCCAAATCACAAGTATGTCAAATCTAAAGACGGCAATGGCTCTTCTTTCTACTCTCCCTCAAAATCATGAATCTGCTACCtacatcagtgatggccaacctatgacacgcgtgtcagcactgacacgcctagccatttttgctgacacgctgccgcatgcagattgattggatgactgtgtcttttgtggccaaatttggtgatttggtccagtggtttttgttgtttactccgtgggaattatgcaatatatatatatatatatatacacacacacacacacacacacatacatacatacacacacacagtagaatctcacttatccaagcctcacttatccaagcctctggataatccaagccattttgtagtcaatgttttcaatatatcatgatattttggtgctaaattcgtaattacaacataacattactgcgtattgaactactttttctgtcaaatttgttgtatgacatgaagttttggtgcttaatttgtaaaatcataacctaatttgatgtttaataggcttttccttaatccctcgttattatccaagatattcgcttatccaagcttctgccggcccgtttaggttggataagtgagactctactctgtgtatgtatgtatgtgtgtgtgtgtgtatatatatattctattattattctattattattgtagtatattatcatattattactattattgtattattattatattattcattattcatggctacattgaaactagaataatcAGCatagaaactgcaagaggtaccatagattgttgtacatggaaataatggtagtaaatagtttttgatttattgaatacatatattacaattatatatttttgttatttaaactatacatattgtgaaattatggttcttttctcgaagtgacacaccacccaagtcatgctaggttttttggtgaattttgacacaccaagcgcaaaaggttgcccatcattgacctacaTCATAAAGTAGCTATCCTTTCGTTCGAAAAAAAACAGGGTGTTCTCAGCACTTTCCTTTGGACTCAACCCAATAGGTCTGTTTGGCTCTGAAGAAGTGCTTATGAACCAATTGGGGAATTCTGCAGATTCAAAAGAGCAAGTCTCTGGGCCCCCGTCGGCCTTGCTGTAGAAAGTAAAGGgcttcagttcctttttttcttggTAAAGTTGCAGAATGCTTCTCTCCTAAGAAAAGATAAGGACTCAGTTAGTGGGGGTGGGCACACTGTGTCCGTAATGACAGCATTGCTGCAAGATCACAGAACAGGATCAGAGACTCATTGAGTAGGAAAGGGATCTGCGGCGCAAGGACTCCAGCAACACCATCCCCAGCATGTGGCTGCCGCGTCTCCggttgaagacatccagagaaggagaagaccCCACCTCTTTGGGTCATTGGTTTCATTGCCAAACTATTCTTACCATTAGGAGCTCCATCCTGAAGATATCTAAAGAGTTGTGTCGCAGTCGAGTCTTCTCCTCACCAGCTCCCTCACCTTTTTTTCATGCTATTGTAATGCACAGCTGCCCTCCTGCTCCCCCCACCCTTTTTTAGGAACTTGCTAGGCAGGTTGGGATACTGTAGAAATTGATATTGGTGATAACACTGGAGACCCAGGAAGGAAGGTAAGTCAGATAAAGGACATGTGGAGACACCAGCCATGGCTTGTTCATGTGGATTATAACTTCTGATATTTCACTAGCTATTCAGGTCAGAGGGTTCTGTGAGTTGTAATTCCTgaaagtaacctttccaagcaATGATCTTATCTTTTCTTTGAATCCTGCGTGGGTTTTAAGCAAAGGAGAATAGAAATTCAGGAcaagctaccatgtttccccgaaaataagacaatgtcatattaatttttgctcccaaagatgcgctagatcttattttcaggggatgtcttatttttccatgaagaagaattcacatttattgttgaacaaaaaaatgaacatttattatatactgtacagtagttgtcatcacaaaccagcataaccagacaaactgtgaatcctatcaataatttcttgttactaccattatttccatgtacaacactctatagtaTATATacttaccaatcctgcatgctctggtgttctatttggcGGGCATgcctccaaacaaaaactttgctaggtcttactttcgggggaggccttatatttagcaattcagcaaaacctctactaggtcttattttgaggggatgtcttatttttgtggAAACAGGGTAGAAACTATCCATGTTTCAATAGTCTCCAGCTGTGACATGTTTCCTACTTGCAGGGCGATGGGGTGataaagaaaggagggagagaagagggagCAACCCCTCACCTTCCTGCTCTCCCTACTCCTCCCTGTCTTTTTGCCTCTTGAACTTGTGATCAACACACTGTTACGCGACAGCTAACAGGCAGGACCCATGTGACAGCACTGAACCACATTCTGAACCTCTGGGCAATTGGGACTCACTTCCATTTCCGCAGCAGCTAGGACAGTGCCTGTCTGAACCATCCCAGGGCTGATGGGTGCATGGCACACCAGAGTAGCCCTAGTTCTGTGGGTCAGTGTAGATCTGAGCTCTGGCACTGTAAACTGGAACATCCAATGGTATATAGCACAAAATATGCACATTTGGAGCCcctgggttaaaccgctgagctgctgaacttgcagactgaaagatcagcggttcgaatccagggagcggggtgagctctaactgttagccccagcttctgccaacctagcagttctaaaacacacaaatgtgagtagatcaataggtactgctccagcgggacagtaacagcactccatgcagtcatgctggccacatgaccttggaggtgtctacagacaacgtcggctcttcagcttagaaatggagatgaacaccaacctccagagtcaggcacaactagacttaatgtcaggggaaaacctttacctttacctatgtggaaggagcctccggtggcctaagggataaaagccttgtgacttgaaggctgggttgctgaaagctgccaggttcgaatcccacctggggagaatgtggatgagctccctctatcagctccagctccatgcggggacatgagagaagcctcccacaaggatggtaaaaacatcaaacatccgggcgtcccctgggcaacgtccttgcagacagccaattctctcactccagaagcaactccggttgctcctgacacgaaaaaaaacctatGCGGAGTCAGTATCGTAATGCAGAAAattacacttttttttttaaagaaaaggaaaacaaattttTAACAAGTGACACTCACCACTATCTGCAGCTGTGGCTGACCCTCACCAGACTTCACACAGCAGAAACTGTGGTTTTTATCACTCAGCCCCATAAAGATGGGCTTCTTTTTGGGATCGAGGGCAGTGTTAGGGAGCACAGATATTAAGTGATCTGGAAGAGAAAAATAGGGCAAATACAGTTAGTGAAATAGGAGAAGAATGTAAGCTATTTTCCATTGTTTCATGGCTTTTGGGTAAAAAGTAACTGACAGAAAGTTGAACATTCAAAGATATGTTAGCCTGGAATGCCAATATGCCAGAGCTCTTGTAGCATCCCATTTAGACAATGATGTCTCATGTTCAATACTACCACATACATATCTTAGTGCATAATTCTACTTCCACAGACCAGATTTCTATAGATGTTctccataaaataaaaatatctagCCACTTCCATAGGGAAACACAGAAATGTCTAATACACCTACAAGGTTCTTCTTCTCACATGCAGTAGGAAGGGAGAGGTGATACTTGACAGAAGGTGGTAAAGAGAAGGGAGCCCTCAGCAGACTTTTCTTCCTGCCAATGATTTGGAGTCACTAAGAAATGGTCAACAAACCCCATGATGCAATGGCAGGTCTTCTTATCTAGCCCAAGAATGTATGAATCTGGACAAGTGGAAGGTTGAGATGAAAACACAGAACCAAAGTCGCAGCAGTTACCTGGCATATTAGCATTTTGAAATTTTGCTAGTAGCATGTTGCCCATCAGGAAAAGGAACTTCTGGCTAATATCCCAAATCCTGAACAACCAGGGTGTCCTTAACTTGGCGGTTTGAAGCTCATAATCCCCTGGGGAGGAAATATGTATATAGTACATGCATTTCATATCCACATagagtaaagtctcacttatccaagctaaacggaccggcagaagcttggataagcgaatatcttggataataaggaagaattaaggaaaagcctattaaacatcaaattaggttatgattttacaaattaagcaccaaaacatcatgttatgcaacaaatttgacaggaaaagtagttcaatacgcagtaatgttatgttgtaattactgtatttacgaatttagcaccaaaatatcacgatatattgaaaacattgactacaaaaatggcttggataatccagaggcttggataagcgaggcttggataagtgagattctactgtatatgtataaacaagcaaataaaaaaaTTCTAAGGAAGCATCAAAAGGCTGGAAGGCGGCACATTTGAAAAAGTAACTCACTACGAGACCTTTTAAGACAGATGTAGGAAACTTTGAGCCCCAtttcccccacccaaaaaaacccTAGTTATTGCCCTCATCTCCCCACTCTACCCTCTCATGAAGcaaatagaattatatataaCGTGTATATAATTTTGTCTTGGATGTACAATTTTGCATAGAGGACCATTGAGTTGAGAAGGATCAATACACACTTCAGTGGGTATTGAAATTCGATTCCCTATGCAGTCTTTCAGCATTTGAATTATTTCTTTAGTGTGAGATGCGCTTGGTTAATGGAGCTATATTTGTAAGGGATAATTATATAATGCATGACTCTAAATAATATGTGACACTAAACATTTAAAGATATCTGCACAGTTTGGGGATTTCTACAAGTCTAGAAAAAGGTGGCAACTTGGGTCAGAGGACTTAAAAATGACAAGAACAGCCCTTTCGAGGGATTCAATTACAAAGTGGCAACAGGGGCAATGGTGATATCCAAAAATATCATTTCACTTTTTGTTAAAGACTTAGCAATTTCACAtaatccaacatttcacagaggaaaGTCAATACTTCAAACAACATCAGAATGTGATCaatagggagggggggggaattatGAAGAAGAACACATAAGAAATGGGtagctgcagcaatttgcttttgccagtTTCTGTCTTTTCTCCCCACTGCACTTTTTataagtttgcagcaattgagctCAAAACAATGGAGGGAAAGTGAGATGAGAAAAACCAGGACCTTCTAAAAGTCACTGAAAAGGTTGGTCAACACAAGATTAATTGTGGCTGtcatgccaaatcaggacagtagaaGGGGATGCAATCTAATACATTTCTTAACAATAGAGACAGCAATTATATGTCTGTCTTCTCTATTTGAATACTAGCAAATTAATATTTAAACCTGGATCTGACTCTCGACTCTTGTCAGAAAATAAAGCAGCCACTTCCTGGTCCCAAGACATCTTGTTTGAGTTATATTATATCCTGttaaagaaagcagaaagaaaatttaaaagagATTCAAACAGATTAATCTACAGTTGTTTAGACCCAAAAGAAAAATGGTAGTTGCATCTGTGGGTGCCAAATCTTGAGGTCTCTCAGCTAGGAAAACTACTGCATCTGTCACAGATTCTGCTAGAagtctattatatttatttatttatttacagtatttatattccgcccttctcaccccgaaggggactcagggcggatcacaacgtACACATACATGTAATTTATTTGCCTTCCTCCTTCCCACCCAGTTTTGGGGGGTTCATGCTTCCCTCT comes from the Anolis carolinensis isolate JA03-04 unplaced genomic scaffold, rAnoCar3.1.pri scaffold_8, whole genome shotgun sequence genome and includes:
- the LOC100551550 gene encoding interleukin-36 receptor antagonist protein → MSWDQEVAALFSDKSRESDPGDYELQTAKLRTPWLFRIWDISQKFLFLMGNMLLAKFQNANMPDHLISVLPNTALDPKKKPIFMGLSDKNHSFCCVKSGEGQPQLQIVERSILQLYQEKKELKPFTFYSKADGGPETCSFESAEFPNWFISTSSEPNRPIGLSPKESAENTLFFFERKDSYFMM